In Carya illinoinensis cultivar Pawnee chromosome 9, C.illinoinensisPawnee_v1, whole genome shotgun sequence, the following are encoded in one genomic region:
- the LOC122275071 gene encoding protein PYRICULARIA ORYZAE RESISTANCE 21: protein MGEKVTTIMLLEVDLQCHRCYKKVKRILCKIPQIQDQMYDEKKNLVMIKVVCCSPEKIKQKIICKGGDSIKSIEIKVPPKPADKPKEPEKAKEKPADPPKPAEKPKEPEKPKEKPADPPKPPAEKPKEPAPAPNPPVVVPCYPVLPPGYPIGTCCSSCYEDRGGGPCFNGHGHEGYGRPVYDSYGGGYYRPTGHVPCDYFNEENTSGCTIM, encoded by the exons ATGGGGGAAAAG GTTACTACAATAATGTTGCTCGAGGTTGACCTTCAGTGCCATCGCTGCTACAAGAAGGTGAAGAGGATTCTATGTAAAATCCCTc AAATACAAGACCAGATGTATGACGAGAAGAAAAACTTGGTGATGATCAAAGTTGTATGCTGCTCTCCCGAAAAGATTAAGCAAAAGATTATCTGCAAGGGTGGTgattccattaagagcattgaGATCAAAGTGCCCCCGAAGCCAGCTGATAAGCCGAAAGAACCCGAAAAGGCTAAGGAGAAACCTGCGGATCCTCCCAAGCCAGCTGAGAAGCCGAAAGAGCCTGAGAAGCCAAAGGAGAAACCTGCGGATCCTCCCAAGCCACCAGCTGAAAAGCCTAAAGAACCGGCACCGGCACCCAATCCTCCCGTCGTCGTGCCGTGTTATCCAGTACTACCGCCCGGTTATCCAATTGGGACGTGTTGTTCATCATGTTATGAGGATCGTGGCGGGGGGCCATGCTTTAACGGTCATGGTCATGAGGGCTATGGAAGGCCGGTATATGATAGTTATGGTGGAGGTTATTACAGGCCAACCGGCCACGTCCCTTGTGACtatttcaatgaagaaaacaCATCGGGATGCACAATCATGTAA